Proteins encoded by one window of Synechococcus sp. MVIR-18-1:
- a CDS encoding isochorismate synthase MenF, producing the protein MTAALQQPTAAQRFGTLLDTAQRAWNQRQVEEGTFSIAVQVPAQDPLKQLPCLAGESAFRFLWDSAPGLCLAAAGQCQNLELAGPRRFELAQRFSDTTLQRLIDASPEAPCQARSRVLLAFSFFEQNREQQGSLDTVPCLHALLPRWQLSRHGQQSWLRMHGHASDASDVRVLVEALWQMAEALNTTSPQEEPDDPTILGTPVGCWQERYQPALEQGLALVNEGALHKLVLAVRQSIELTTPLSPLPLLERLRHQQTGSCRFLWQRGLNDAFFGASPERLLSLRNGRLRSDALAGTAGRGEGGDTLMQSSKDRHEHELVVKAISESLREEGLQPQSPRRPQLSRHGQLIHLHTPISADAAGHQALALAAALHPTPAVAGLPRREAMHWLQTLEPFERGGYAAPIGWIDKAGDAELRVAIRCGHLRGSQLDLTAGAGLVRGSIAERELQEVSQKLAVLADQLDLHSGSLERTQTPLHR; encoded by the coding sequence ATGACAGCCGCACTTCAACAACCAACGGCTGCTCAGCGTTTCGGCACGCTGCTCGACACCGCTCAGCGCGCTTGGAATCAGCGCCAAGTGGAGGAGGGCACATTCAGCATCGCCGTGCAGGTTCCCGCTCAGGATCCGCTCAAGCAATTGCCATGCCTGGCGGGAGAAAGCGCTTTCCGGTTCCTATGGGACAGCGCCCCAGGCCTCTGCCTTGCTGCGGCCGGTCAATGCCAAAACCTTGAGCTAGCAGGTCCGCGGCGATTTGAGCTGGCCCAACGTTTCAGCGACACCACCCTGCAACGCCTGATCGATGCCAGCCCTGAGGCGCCGTGCCAGGCCCGCTCCCGGGTTTTGCTCGCCTTCAGTTTTTTCGAGCAGAACCGCGAACAGCAGGGCAGTCTGGACACAGTCCCCTGCCTGCATGCGCTGCTCCCCCGCTGGCAACTCAGCAGACATGGTCAACAAAGCTGGTTGCGGATGCATGGCCATGCATCCGATGCATCTGATGTGCGTGTCCTCGTGGAAGCGCTGTGGCAGATGGCCGAAGCGCTCAACACAACGTCGCCTCAAGAGGAGCCAGACGATCCAACAATCCTGGGTACCCCCGTGGGCTGCTGGCAAGAGCGCTATCAACCAGCACTCGAGCAAGGATTGGCGTTGGTGAATGAGGGAGCCCTACACAAGCTGGTGCTGGCCGTGCGTCAGTCGATTGAACTCACCACTCCTCTCTCCCCCTTACCCCTGTTGGAGAGGCTGCGGCATCAGCAAACCGGGAGCTGCCGCTTCCTCTGGCAACGAGGACTCAATGATGCTTTTTTTGGAGCCTCGCCAGAGAGGCTGCTCAGCCTGCGCAACGGACGGTTGCGGAGCGATGCCCTAGCCGGCACTGCAGGTCGAGGTGAAGGCGGCGACACCCTGATGCAATCGAGCAAGGACCGCCACGAACATGAGCTCGTCGTGAAGGCAATCAGCGAGAGCCTCCGCGAGGAAGGACTGCAACCGCAAAGCCCTCGGCGGCCCCAATTGTCGCGCCATGGCCAGCTGATCCATTTACACACCCCGATCAGTGCCGATGCTGCAGGGCACCAGGCCCTTGCCCTCGCGGCTGCGCTTCATCCGACCCCAGCGGTAGCAGGCCTACCAAGGAGAGAGGCCATGCATTGGCTGCAAACACTTGAGCCATTCGAGCGCGGTGGCTATGCAGCGCCCATCGGTTGGATCGACAAGGCCGGTGATGCGGAATTGCGCGTTGCCATCCGCTGCGGACACCTGCGCGGCAGCCAACTTGACCTCACCGCAGGAGCTGGCCTTGTGCGCGGATCGATTGCGGAGCGGGAACTACAAGAGGTCAGCCAAAAGCTGGCCGTCCTCGCCGACCAGCTTGATCTTCACTCAGGGAGCCTGGAGCGAACGCAGACGCCACTCCATCGATGA
- the gshB gene encoding glutathione synthase produces MRHLFVLDPLDRINPAKDSTAALMQAAQRAGHEVWASTPADLIALGDEPLAVAVPVQPDPWIEIGEPERCPLNRFGAIWMRKDPPVDEAYLYATHLLDVAERAGALVLNRPASLRSWNEKLGALRFSRWMAPTLVSGRISELSAFAREQEEVVLKPLGGRAGLGVVRVSASAPGLGALLELVTEQGSLPVMAQRFLPAVTDGDKRILLVDGEPLGAVNRKPKEGEFRSNLAVGGFPEATELTERERLICEALAPALRSEGLFFVGIDVIGGMLSEINVTSPTGIREVERLMNVPLADMVIARLSASST; encoded by the coding sequence ATGCGCCACCTCTTCGTGTTGGATCCGCTCGATCGGATCAACCCTGCAAAAGATTCCACAGCCGCCTTGATGCAGGCGGCCCAGCGTGCTGGCCATGAGGTCTGGGCGTCCACGCCTGCTGATTTGATTGCATTGGGTGATGAGCCCTTAGCGGTTGCGGTGCCAGTGCAGCCCGATCCCTGGATTGAGATCGGCGAACCAGAACGCTGTCCTCTCAATCGCTTTGGAGCGATCTGGATGCGGAAGGATCCTCCCGTTGATGAGGCCTATCTCTATGCCACCCATCTGCTCGATGTGGCCGAGCGAGCGGGTGCCCTGGTGCTGAACCGTCCGGCATCGCTGCGCAGTTGGAACGAAAAGCTTGGTGCTCTGCGCTTCAGCCGCTGGATGGCCCCAACGTTGGTGTCGGGCCGAATTTCGGAGCTATCGGCCTTTGCGCGCGAACAAGAGGAAGTGGTTTTGAAGCCCCTCGGTGGCCGGGCTGGTTTAGGTGTTGTGCGCGTTTCAGCGTCAGCACCCGGACTCGGTGCATTGCTTGAACTGGTGACGGAACAGGGTTCGCTTCCAGTGATGGCTCAACGTTTTTTACCGGCCGTTACCGATGGCGACAAACGGATCCTGCTCGTGGATGGAGAACCACTGGGAGCTGTGAACCGCAAGCCCAAAGAGGGGGAGTTTCGGAGCAACCTGGCTGTGGGGGGATTTCCTGAGGCCACGGAGCTCACGGAGCGTGAACGCTTGATTTGTGAGGCCTTGGCTCCGGCCTTGCGTTCGGAGGGTTTGTTTTTTGTGGGGATTGATGTGATCGGCGGAATGCTGAGTGAAATCAATGTCACCAGTCCAACCGGTATTCGCGAAGTGGAGCGTTTGATGAACGTGCCCTTGGCCGACATGGTGATTGCTCGTCTGAGTGCGTCTTCGACCTGA
- the grxC gene encoding glutaredoxin 3, protein MAKVEIYTWSTCPFCVRAKGLLDRKGVAYSEVSVDGDEPGRDAMAARGNGKRSVPQIFIDDQHVGGCDELHGLERAGKLDALLAGQA, encoded by the coding sequence ATGGCCAAGGTTGAGATCTACACCTGGAGCACCTGTCCGTTTTGTGTGCGCGCAAAGGGTCTGCTCGATCGAAAGGGTGTGGCCTACAGCGAAGTCTCGGTGGATGGGGATGAGCCTGGACGTGATGCGATGGCGGCCCGAGGCAACGGCAAACGCAGTGTTCCTCAGATTTTTATCGATGACCAACACGTAGGGGGCTGCGACGAACTTCATGGCCTCGAGCGTGCGGGGAAACTGGATGCCCTGCTCGCCGGTCAGGCCTGA